A window of Microbacterium sp. Root61 genomic DNA:
CGTAGCCCAGCTTCGTCGTGCCCAGCCAGTGCTCGGTGCTCGGCGGCTGGAGCGAGGGATTGTGCGAGTTGTACGGGTCCTGGGCGAACATCGGGCCGAAGATCGCGAACAGCACGATGGCCGAGACGATCGCGATGCCGGTGATGAGCTTGGCGGACGGGCGCGGAAGGAGGTCGGTGAACCGGCCTCGGGTGCGTTGCGCCTGCGCCTCGCGGGACGCCTCGCGCACGGCCTCCGCCTCGGCCGGGGAGTCGAAGGAGATCTGCGTCTCCTCTACGAATTCGAGGCGCTCGAGTTCGGCGGAGCTCAGGTCGGTGTCAGCCATTGTGTCGGGCCCTCGGGTCGATGAAGCCGTAGATCAGATCCATGATGAAGTTCGCGGCGAGCACGGTGATCGTGATGACCAGGAAGACGCCCTGCATCAGCGCGTAGTCCAGCCCCTGCACCGACTGGATCATGAGCTTGCCGATGCCCGGGTAGCTGAACACCTGCTCCATCACGATCGAGCCGGCCACGACGAAGCCGAGCGCGATGCCGAAGCCGGCGAGCGACGGGATCTGCGCGATGCGGGAGGCGTACGCGGTACGGATGCGGCGGGGTCTGAGGCCCTTCGCCTCCGCCGTGACGACGTGGTCCTCGGAGAGCGTGGAGACCATCATGTTGCGCATCCCCAGCAGCCAGCCGCCCACCGAGGACAGCACGATCGTGACGGCCGGAAGGATCGCGTGGGTGATGGCGCTGCCCACGAACGCCCAGCTCCATTCCGGGCCGCCGGGGAACTCGAAGACGTCGTAGCCGCCGATGATGGGCAGCCAGCCCAGGTTCACCGAGAAGATCGCGACGAGCACGAGTGCCAGCCAGAAGTACGGGATCGACTGGAAGATCGTCGTGATCGGCACCAGGTGGTCCAGCCACGTGCCGCGCCGCCATCCCACCCAGGCACCGACGACGATGCCCAGGACGAACGAGATCACCGTCGCGACTCCCACCAGGATGACGGTCCACGGCAGGGCCTGGGCGATCAATTCGCCGACGGATGCCGGATACCGCGTCGAGGAGATCCCGAGGTCGCCGTGCAGCAGGCGCCCCCAGTAATTCAGGTACTGCTGCCACAGCGGTGTGTCGTCCGCGCCGAGCAGCGCCTTGATCGAGTCGATCGTCTCCTGCGAGATGGGCCGGCCTCCGCTGGCCCTTCGCAGTTTTCCGATCATGATCTGCGCCGGATCCCCCGGCAGGAGGCGCGGCAGCAGGAAGTTCAGCGAGATGGCCGCCCACAGGGTCACCACATAGAAGGTGAACCGCCTCAAATAGAACTTCATGCCGCACACATCTTCATGCCGGGAGTCCGTCGCATGGCCGGGCTACTTGACGGGCTTCAGATGCGTGAGCACGATGGCGCTGGCCACCGACGTGTACGGCAGCGGCACCGCGTACAGGTCGCTCTCGCTGGGCCATCCGGTGAAGTCCTTCGTGTTGAAGAACGACTGGGAGGCGTTCAGGACCACGGGGATGTAGGGGAGGTCGCGGGCGATCTCCGTCTGGACCGTCGCGTATGCCGCCTGCTTGGTCGCTTCGTCGTTGGTCGCACCGGCGGCCACGATCGCGGCATCCGCCACGGGGTTGGAGTAGCGGGAATAGTTCTGACCCGAGACCGGGTCCTCTCCCACCTTCGCCGTCGATACACCCTCGAAGTACTCGTGGTACGTCGAGTACGGGTCCGCGACGAGGCTCGCCGCGAGGCCGTAGAGCGCCATCTGGAAGTCACCGCTGGAGATCGGCGTCCAGTAGTCGGCGTCCGACACGGTGCGCGGGGTGATCTTGATCCCCGCCTCTCCGGCCTGCTCGGCGATCAGCTTGGCGGCGTCGTTGTAATCGGTCCATCCATCCGGCGAGAACAGGTCCAGATCGATCGTCTCGCCGTCCTTGCCGTAGAAGCCGTCCGATCCCTTGGCGTAGCCGGCGGCCTCGAGGATCGCCCCGGCCTCTGCGGCGTTCGGGCTCTGCGGGCTCGTCTCCAGCGACGGGTCGCTCAGCCACGCCTCATCGCGCGGGAGGAGCAGGAACGCGGGGTTGCTCTCCCCGGCGAGACCGGCGAAGGCCTTCTCGCGGATGGTCGAGCGGTCCAGCGCGACGTTGATCGCCTGACGCACGGCGGGATCGGTCTGCGCACCCGTGCAGCCCTGTTCGGCCGAGGAGCACGTCACCAGGACGGTCGGGTCCTGCTGCAGGTTGAGCGTGGAGATCACGCCCTTGCCGGTGACGGCGTCCGGGTTGGCGATGAACTGGCCGACCCAGTCGAGCTTGCCGGTGGCCAGGAGATCCTGCGAGGACTGGTTGCTGTCGATGCCGATGTACTGGACCTCTTTCACGGCGGGCTCGCCGTCACGGAAGTTCGGGTTCGCCTCGACGGTGTACGCGGCATCCGAGAACGTCTTCAGCATGTACGGACCGCTGCCGATCGGCTTCGGGTTCGTCTCCGCCATGTAGTCGGTGATCTTGCCCCACACGTGCTCGGGCACGATCCACGTGGAGCCGAGGGTGAGCGAGAGCCCGGTGAAGTGCGGCTTGGAGTAGGTCAGGACGACGGTGGTGTCATCCGGCGCTTCTGCCGAGACCATGTCGACGCTCTTGTTCGGGCCGTAGCCCATCGTGAAGACCACGTCGGCGGCGGTCAGCGCCTCGCCGTCGTTCCACTTCAGATCGGGCTTGAGGGTCACCGTGACGACGGTGCCGTCCTCGCTGATCTCGTAGCTGTCGCCGAGCAGACCGACGGGCGGGTCGCTGGAGAGCTGGTTGAAGAAGAACAGCGGCTCGTAGATCGGTCCGAAAGTCGCGTGCACGGCCGAGTCGAGGTTGAACGGGTTGAAGTTCTCGTTGACGGGAGTGGCACTGCCGGCCCACACCCGCAGCGGGCGGTCAGCGCCGCTCGAGGAACCGCCGGACGGACTGCAGCCGGCGAGAGCGAGAGACAGAGCGGTCGCGCCGGCGGCGATGGCCACGGCGAGAGAGCGCTTCGATCGACGAATCATCGTTCCTTCTTTCGTGCTTCCGGGGGAACGCCAAGGGAACGTGGCGCTTATTGGGAAGAACGTTATCTGAAAAGGAACGAACTGGAAAGAACATTTTCTATTACGATTCGGCGACGGTCGCCGCTAGACGCCGCAACACGGCGAAACCCCCTCCTCCGGCAGACCGGACGAGGGGGCTTCGGTGGTGTGTCAGCGGCCGGTGCCGGCGTGCACGACGGCCTCGTCATCGCCGTCGAGCCCGTAGGCGGTGTGCACGACACGCGCGGCGGCCACCAGGTCATCGCCTCGGACGACGACGGAGATGCGGATCTCGGACGTCGAGATCATCTCGATGTTGACGCCCGCGATCGACAGCGCCTCGAACAGCGTCGCCGAGACCCCCGAGTGGGTGCGCATTCCGGCACCGACGACCGACAGCTTGCCGATCTGGTCGTCGTGCACGAGGCTCTCGAACCCGACCTCGGCCTGCTCCCCCGCGAGGGCGCGGAGAGCGATGGCGGCCTCCGACTTGGGCAGAGTGAAGGAGATGTCGGTGCGTCCTGTCGCGGCGGCGGACACGTTCTGCACGATCATGTCGACGTTCGCGCCGGACTTCGCGATGATCTTGAAGATCTCGGCGGCCTTACCGGGGACGTCGGGGACGCCGATGACCGTGATCTTCGCCTGGCTGAGGTCGGTGGCGACTCCGGCGACGATGGGCTCTTCCATGTGCTCTCCCTGATCCAGGTAGCGGGAACGCTGCTTCTCATTGAGGACGTAGGTGCCCTCGCTCGAACTGAAGGTGGACCGCGCGTGGATGAGCACGCCATGCCGGCGGGCGTATTCGACGGCGCGGATGTACAGGACCTTGGCCCCATTGGCGGCGAGCTCCAGCATCTCCTCACTGGAGACGCGGTCGAGCTTGCGGGCCTTCGGCACGACCCGGGGGTCGGCGGTGAAGATGCCGTCGACGTCGCTGTAGATCTCGCACACGTCGGCGTCCAGCGCCGCGGCGAGCGCGACGGCGGTGGTGTCCGAGCCGCCGCGACCGAGGGTCGTGATGTCGCGGGTGTCGCGGTTGAAGCCCTGGAAGCCGGCGACGATGACGATCGCGCCCTCGTCCAGCGCTTCGCGCAGCCGGATCGGGGTGACATCGACGATGCGTGCGGCGCCGTGCGTGGCATCCGTGATCATCCCGGCCTGGCTGCCCGTGAAGGAGCGCGCCTCGAAGCCCATCGAGTGGATGGCCATCGCCAGCAGCGCCATCGAGATGCGCTCTCCGCTGGACAGCAGCATGTCGAGCTCGCGCGGCGCGGGAATCGGCGCCACCTGGTTCGCCAGGTCGAGCAGCTCATCGGTCGTGTCGCCCATGGCGCTCACGGCCACGACGACCTCGTGGCCCGCGCGTCGGTTGTCGACGATGCGCTTGGCGACACGTTTGATGCTCTCCGCATCGGCGACGGATGAACCGCCGTATTTCTGCACGATCAGCGCCACTGTGGAACTCCCCGGGGGTGTGCCGCCGCCCGATGACACACGTCCGGCGGCGATGGGCGACGGATGCGGCGCCCAAGGTCCCATCTTACGGAAAGTGCATGCCCCCCTCGTTATGCGTGACGCGCGCTACAGTGCTCGCATGGACGCGGCGACGCAGGCATGGAGCGAGTTCAACGTCGCGATGCTCGGCGGGCTCGCCGCGCTCGTCGGTCTGCTGATCGTGGCGATGTCGGTGAACGTCAAGGACATACTCGACGCTCCGCATCTGCCCGCTCGCGCCGCGGCGGCGATCGCGACCCTCACTCTCGCGCTGATCGTGTGCGCGCTGGGCCTCGTCCCCGCCCAGCCGCTCTGGCTCTACGGCGCGGAAGTCGCGATCGGCGCCGTCATCGCGGCCGTCTTCGCCTTCCATGCCGTGCGTGCCGTGTACCTCAACACGCTCGCGCCGCGCGGCACGCGCACCCCGAAGTCGGCGGCGATCATCGCTCCCGTCGCGGCCTATGCCGCGGGGTCTGTGCTGCTGGTCATCGGCTCGACGGCCGGTCTGGCCTGGCTCGGCGCCGGCGCGATCCTCGCGGTGGTGTCGGGCGTGACGTTCGCGTGGGTCGTCCTGATCGAGATCCTGCGCTGAACCGGGTCAGCCGGGTGGGATCGGCGGCAGATCGCCTCCGATGACAGCCTGCTTGCGCGGCCGGAACGTGCCTCCGGTGGCGGCCAGCCAGCAGCCCAGGATGACGAGCGGGAAGCCGATGATGAGGCCGAGGGTGATCTGCTCCCCCAGGATCACCACGCCGAGCAGGATCGCGACGACCGGGTTGACGTACGTGAACAGCGGGGCGCGCACGGGGCCGACGCGGGCGATGAGCGCGAAGAAGACCATGAAGGCGACGGCTGTGCACAGCACCGCGAGCGCGACGAGTGCCGCCGTGCTCTCCATCGTCGGCACCTCGTGCTGGGTGAACAGGGCGATGGGCAGGTAGAACAGTCCGACCGCGGCCAGCGAGATCGTGATCGTACCGAGCGCCGGAATGCCCTTCAGCTTGTGCGCGACGATGAATGGCGCGGTTGCGTAGCAGACAGCGACCAGCAGCACCTCGCCGAGTGCGAGCAGACCGGCGGTGCCGCCGACCGCGAGTCCGGGCCCGGCGACGATCACCGCGACGCCGGCGAAGCCGAGCGCGAGACCGATCATGCGGGAGGGCCGCAGGACGGCGCGATCACCGCCGAGCACAGCGATCACCGCCGCGAACAGCGGGACGGTCGCGACCAGGAGTCCGGTGAGGCCCGAGGGCAGCGTCTGCTCGGCGTGCCCCAGCAGCAGGAACGGCCCGGCCATCTCGATCGCACCGAATGCGAGCACCCACCCGATCTTGCCGAACGCGGGGCGCAGTGCCTTCTGGCGCAGGGCGAACGGGAGCAGCAGGAGCGCCGCGATGAGCGTGCGACCCGCGACGACGGATGCCGGTGTGTACGAGTCGACGGCCTGCTTGATGAACAGATACGGCATGCCCCACAGGAGGGCCATCGCCGCGAAGAGGATCCAGGCGCGGGTGTCGAAGCGCGCGACGGCGGCGCTCATCGGACCGCGTTCATCAGACGGCCCGGCGCCCTTCGAACGCGCGC
This region includes:
- a CDS encoding aspartate kinase, producing the protein MALIVQKYGGSSVADAESIKRVAKRIVDNRRAGHEVVVAVSAMGDTTDELLDLANQVAPIPAPRELDMLLSSGERISMALLAMAIHSMGFEARSFTGSQAGMITDATHGAARIVDVTPIRLREALDEGAIVIVAGFQGFNRDTRDITTLGRGGSDTTAVALAAALDADVCEIYSDVDGIFTADPRVVPKARKLDRVSSEEMLELAANGAKVLYIRAVEYARRHGVLIHARSTFSSSEGTYVLNEKQRSRYLDQGEHMEEPIVAGVATDLSQAKITVIGVPDVPGKAAEIFKIIAKSGANVDMIVQNVSAAATGRTDISFTLPKSEAAIALRALAGEQAEVGFESLVHDDQIGKLSVVGAGMRTHSGVSATLFEALSIAGVNIEMISTSEIRISVVVRGDDLVAAARVVHTAYGLDGDDEAVVHAGTGR
- a CDS encoding ABC transporter permease; protein product: MKFYLRRFTFYVVTLWAAISLNFLLPRLLPGDPAQIMIGKLRRASGGRPISQETIDSIKALLGADDTPLWQQYLNYWGRLLHGDLGISSTRYPASVGELIAQALPWTVILVGVATVISFVLGIVVGAWVGWRRGTWLDHLVPITTIFQSIPYFWLALVLVAIFSVNLGWLPIIGGYDVFEFPGGPEWSWAFVGSAITHAILPAVTIVLSSVGGWLLGMRNMMVSTLSEDHVVTAEAKGLRPRRIRTAYASRIAQIPSLAGFGIALGFVVAGSIVMEQVFSYPGIGKLMIQSVQGLDYALMQGVFLVITITVLAANFIMDLIYGFIDPRARHNG
- a CDS encoding ABC transporter substrate-binding protein codes for the protein MIRRSKRSLAVAIAAGATALSLALAGCSPSGGSSSGADRPLRVWAGSATPVNENFNPFNLDSAVHATFGPIYEPLFFFNQLSSDPPVGLLGDSYEISEDGTVVTVTLKPDLKWNDGEALTAADVVFTMGYGPNKSVDMVSAEAPDDTTVVLTYSKPHFTGLSLTLGSTWIVPEHVWGKITDYMAETNPKPIGSGPYMLKTFSDAAYTVEANPNFRDGEPAVKEVQYIGIDSNQSSQDLLATGKLDWVGQFIANPDAVTGKGVISTLNLQQDPTVLVTCSSAEQGCTGAQTDPAVRQAINVALDRSTIREKAFAGLAGESNPAFLLLPRDEAWLSDPSLETSPQSPNAAEAGAILEAAGYAKGSDGFYGKDGETIDLDLFSPDGWTDYNDAAKLIAEQAGEAGIKITPRTVSDADYWTPISSGDFQMALYGLAASLVADPYSTYHEYFEGVSTAKVGEDPVSGQNYSRYSNPVADAAIVAAGATNDEATKQAAYATVQTEIARDLPYIPVVLNASQSFFNTKDFTGWPSESDLYAVPLPYTSVASAIVLTHLKPVK
- a CDS encoding DMT family transporter, which encodes MSAAVARFDTRAWILFAAMALLWGMPYLFIKQAVDSYTPASVVAGRTLIAALLLLPFALRQKALRPAFGKIGWVLAFGAIEMAGPFLLLGHAEQTLPSGLTGLLVATVPLFAAVIAVLGGDRAVLRPSRMIGLALGFAGVAVIVAGPGLAVGGTAGLLALGEVLLVAVCYATAPFIVAHKLKGIPALGTITISLAAVGLFYLPIALFTQHEVPTMESTAALVALAVLCTAVAFMVFFALIARVGPVRAPLFTYVNPVVAILLGVVILGEQITLGLIIGFPLVILGCWLAATGGTFRPRKQAVIGGDLPPIPPG